A single Blastococcus colisei DNA region contains:
- a CDS encoding phosphatase PAP2 family protein yields MTTSYRRRRADAGTAVWAAAVTSLCAWAVAPGTVGSLERRLFTSVNGLPDLLRTPLWLFQTVGVLGVPLGVAAAALVLRRLRLALASVLLVPAKLGLERELLKALVPRERPGTTIPGAVLRDVPSAGPSFPSGHAVIAFGLVALLAPYLRRRWLLVVVAVAVLNSLARVYLGAHAPLDVVGGACAGLAVGALLNVLVGVPAGPGSRASPPR; encoded by the coding sequence ATGACCACGTCCTACCGCCGCCGACGGGCTGACGCGGGCACGGCCGTGTGGGCGGCTGCCGTCACCTCGCTCTGCGCGTGGGCGGTGGCGCCGGGCACGGTCGGCTCCCTCGAGCGGCGGCTCTTCACCTCCGTGAACGGCCTGCCCGATCTGCTGCGGACGCCGCTGTGGCTGTTCCAGACCGTCGGGGTCCTCGGGGTGCCGCTGGGAGTGGCCGCCGCGGCGCTGGTGCTGCGGCGCCTGCGGCTGGCCCTCGCATCGGTGCTGCTGGTGCCGGCGAAGCTGGGCCTCGAGCGCGAGCTGCTGAAGGCGCTCGTGCCGCGAGAGCGCCCCGGGACGACCATCCCCGGGGCGGTCCTGCGCGACGTCCCCTCGGCCGGGCCGTCCTTTCCCTCGGGTCACGCCGTCATCGCGTTCGGCCTCGTGGCCCTGCTCGCCCCGTACCTGCGCCGCCGCTGGCTCCTCGTCGTCGTGGCCGTGGCGGTGCTGAACTCGCTGGCCCGCGTCTACCTCGGCGCGCACGCCCCTCTCGACGTCGTGGGCGGCGCATGCGCCGGGCTGGCGGTGGGCGCCCTGCTGAACGTCCTCGTCGGCGTGCCTGCCGGTCCCGGCAGCCGGGCGTCCCCGCCGAGGTGA
- a CDS encoding uroporphyrinogen decarboxylase family protein: MTRPMKTSLPPLPTMIVGSLPQPDWLIDRDRLGHQFPPRVRAQELWRVPAPLLREAQDDATLVALRSQEEAGLDVVTDGEIRRESYSNHFATALDGLDLDRPGTVRNRSGIDIPVPRVTGEIRRPAPVQTDDVRFLRAHTDRAVKITVPGPFTMAQQAQNDHYADDRGLAMAYADVVREEIADLFAAGADIVQIDEPWLQARPEVARKYGAEAVSRALTGAAGPVHVHLCFGYAAMVADRPEGYSFLPELADTPADAVSVETAQSHLDPATLRPLRGKGIALGVLDLSTPDVETPETVADRVRRALDHVDVDRLVLSSDCGLKYLPRASAAGKMRALAEAAALLRSEL; this comes from the coding sequence ATGACCCGGCCGATGAAGACGTCGCTGCCACCGCTGCCCACGATGATCGTCGGCAGCCTCCCCCAGCCCGACTGGCTCATCGACCGCGACAGGCTCGGACACCAGTTCCCGCCGCGGGTCCGCGCGCAGGAGCTGTGGCGCGTCCCGGCGCCGTTGCTGCGGGAGGCCCAGGACGACGCCACCCTGGTCGCGCTCCGCAGCCAGGAGGAGGCCGGCCTCGACGTCGTCACCGACGGCGAGATCCGCCGGGAGTCCTACTCCAACCACTTCGCCACCGCCCTCGACGGCCTCGACCTCGACCGTCCGGGAACGGTGCGCAACCGCTCGGGGATCGACATCCCGGTGCCCCGGGTGACCGGCGAGATCCGGCGGCCGGCTCCCGTGCAGACCGACGACGTCCGTTTCCTGCGGGCGCACACCGACCGCGCCGTCAAGATCACCGTGCCCGGGCCGTTCACCATGGCGCAGCAGGCGCAGAACGACCACTACGCCGACGACCGCGGCCTGGCCATGGCCTACGCCGACGTCGTCCGCGAGGAGATCGCCGACCTGTTCGCGGCGGGTGCCGACATCGTCCAGATCGACGAGCCGTGGCTGCAGGCCCGCCCGGAGGTGGCCCGGAAGTACGGCGCGGAGGCGGTGAGCCGGGCGCTCACCGGCGCGGCCGGTCCGGTGCACGTGCACCTCTGCTTCGGCTACGCGGCCATGGTCGCCGACCGCCCGGAGGGCTACTCGTTCCTGCCCGAGCTGGCCGACACCCCGGCCGACGCGGTCTCGGTGGAGACGGCGCAGTCGCACCTGGACCCCGCGACCCTGCGGCCGCTGCGCGGCAAGGGGATCGCGCTCGGCGTCCTGGACCTGTCCACGCCGGACGTCGAGACGCCGGAGACGGTCGCCGACCGGGTGCGGCGGGCCCTCGACCACGTCGACGTCGACCGCCTCGTGCTCTCCAGCGACTGCGGGCTGAAGTACCTCCCCCGGGCGTCGGCGGCGGGCAAGATGCGGGCGCTGGCCGAGGCGGCCGCGCTGCTCCGGTCCGAACTCTGA